The Pogona vitticeps strain Pit_001003342236 chromosome 3, PviZW2.1, whole genome shotgun sequence genome includes a window with the following:
- the OSTN gene encoding osteocrin isoform X2, whose amino-acid sequence MLPSQRAAGYLVLAITLFQWPSEMAPQAEALQEQQQQLPFGRSLAEGMVPPSPSHDEKSAMDLVSKLLLLDELVSLENDVGETKKKRSFSGFGSPLDRLSAGSVDLKTKQRKVVDLPKRRFGIPLDRIGGNRLNNSRDLPALMDAVSRRAPGSEDASVSPGLLTLPLRNRPSKKCNPPLSPSNKP is encoded by the exons ATGTTGCCGAGCCAGAGAGCCGCCGGGTACTTGGTGCTGGCCATCACCCTGTTCCAGTGGCCATCTGAGATGGCCCCCCAGGCAGAGGCGTTGCAGGAG cagcagcagcagctgcccttTGGCCGGTCTCTGGCAGAGGGCATggtccctccttccccctcccacgACGAGAAGTCAGCCATGGATCTAGTGAGCAAGCTCCTGCTTTTGGATGAGCTGGTGTCCCTCGAAAACGATGTCGGTGAAACCAAGAAGAAGCGCAGCTTCTCTGGCTTCGGCTCCCCTCTCGACCGGCTGTCTGCTGGTTCTGTGGACCTGAAGACCAAGCAGAG GAAAGTGGTGGACCTGCCGAAGAGGCGGTTTGGAATTCCTCTAGACCGAATTGGAGGGAACCGTCTGAACAATTCCAGAG aCTTGCCTGCCCTGATGGATGCGGTCTCCAGGAGAGCCCCCGGTTCGGAAGATGCTTCCGTGAGCCCCGGCCTCTTGACTCTGCCCTTAAGGAACAGGCCTTCCAAAAAATGCAACCCTCCCCTGTCGCCGTCGAACAAACCGTAG
- the OSTN gene encoding osteocrin isoform X1: protein MLPSQRAAGYLVLAITLFQWPSEMAPQAEALQEQQQQQLPFGRSLAEGMVPPSPSHDEKSAMDLVSKLLLLDELVSLENDVGETKKKRSFSGFGSPLDRLSAGSVDLKTKQRKVVDLPKRRFGIPLDRIGGNRLNNSRDLPALMDAVSRRAPGSEDASVSPGLLTLPLRNRPSKKCNPPLSPSNKP, encoded by the exons ATGTTGCCGAGCCAGAGAGCCGCCGGGTACTTGGTGCTGGCCATCACCCTGTTCCAGTGGCCATCTGAGATGGCCCCCCAGGCAGAGGCGTTGCAGGAG cagcagcagcagcagctgcccttTGGCCGGTCTCTGGCAGAGGGCATggtccctccttccccctcccacgACGAGAAGTCAGCCATGGATCTAGTGAGCAAGCTCCTGCTTTTGGATGAGCTGGTGTCCCTCGAAAACGATGTCGGTGAAACCAAGAAGAAGCGCAGCTTCTCTGGCTTCGGCTCCCCTCTCGACCGGCTGTCTGCTGGTTCTGTGGACCTGAAGACCAAGCAGAG GAAAGTGGTGGACCTGCCGAAGAGGCGGTTTGGAATTCCTCTAGACCGAATTGGAGGGAACCGTCTGAACAATTCCAGAG aCTTGCCTGCCCTGATGGATGCGGTCTCCAGGAGAGCCCCCGGTTCGGAAGATGCTTCCGTGAGCCCCGGCCTCTTGACTCTGCCCTTAAGGAACAGGCCTTCCAAAAAATGCAACCCTCCCCTGTCGCCGTCGAACAAACCGTAG